The following are encoded together in the Triticum dicoccoides isolate Atlit2015 ecotype Zavitan chromosome 6B, WEW_v2.0, whole genome shotgun sequence genome:
- the LOC119325744 gene encoding uncharacterized protein LOC119325744: MEPSDLNTHLPPRKRLLAGLRTAAAASPCDAARLEAAPEPPLLLPDGLAARLRAMPPASTQQEIIQAAQRAADAAADAAAAARAAAVDKAAVAARARAAARAAMEFLDSLCIAGASRNGIQLLKPKSKKKHVQVKLLYRPPSSNGRAIEGAEDAVGGDVTPRPHRRRRESDEEVARKLHRVMNSSPRISFTGPKRPRGIADGKDGFHSDGGGGDACNGSSTHTPTEVGFVNGGSSVGKSGERTIHSSKIRAPGDDGEEYPWNTAKSSRHIVNNGDGIGNLSAGRKVKIKRKQLFLNHHSNGEQREEHKQETEQSRDPPTGYCNELKSNGAEKRPGFADDARAAAPGGGDDPAPTKITSVWKFKKFKPASSSHCSSDSKMLCSSSSAAETSASVKAD, translated from the coding sequence ATGGAGCCGTCGGATCTGAACACGCACCTGCCGCCGCGGAAGCGGCTGCTGGCGGGGCTCCGGACGGCGGCCGCGGCCTCCCCCTGCGACGCCGCCAGGCTCGAGGCCGCGCCCGAGCCGCCCTTGCTCCTGCCCGACGgcctcgccgcccgcctccgcgCCATGCCGCCGGCCAGCACGCAGCAGGAGATCATCCAGGCCGCCCAGCGCGCGGCCGACGCTGCCGCCGACGCCGCGGCCGCCGCCCGGGCGGCTGCCGTCGACAAGGCGGCTGTGGCCGCCAGGGCTAGGGCTGCGGCCAGGGCTGCCATGGAGTTCCTTGACTCCCTCTGCATCGCTGGCGCGTCCAGAAATGGGATCCAGCTGCTCAAACCGAAATCCAAGAAGAAACATGTGCAGGTCAAGCTCCTGTACAGGCCGCCGTCGTCCAATGGCCGGGCGATCGAGGGGGCAGAGGATGCTGTTGGTGGTGATGTCACTCCCAGGCCGCATCGTCGGCGCAGGGAGAGCGACGAGGAGGTCGCTCGCAAGCTGCACCGCGTGATGAATAGCTCGCCCCGGATTTCCTTCACTGGACCCAAGAGACCCCGCGGTATCGCCGATGGGAAAGACGGGTTCCATAGTGATGGGGGTGGGGGTGATGCTTGCAATGGTTCCTCGACGCACACGCCAACTGAGGTTGGTTTTGTTAACGGAGGAAGCTCTGTTGGGAAATCCGGTGAGAGAACTATCCACTCTTCCAAGATTAGGGCTCCGGGGGATGATGGTGAAGAGTATCCTTGGAACACTGCAAAGAGCAGTAGGCACATTGTTAATAATGGAGATGGAATTGGAAACCTAAGCGCTGGTCGGaaagtgaagatcaagaggaagcaGCTGTTTTTGAACCACCATTCTAATGGTGAACAGAGAGAAGAGCATAAACAAGAAACAGAGCAATCCAGAGACCCTCCCACAGGATACTGCAATGAGCTCAAGTCCAACGGTGCAGAAAAGCGACCTGGTTTCGCAGACGACGCAAGGGCAGCAGCACCTGGTGGCGGCGATGATCCCGCGCCGACCAAGATCACGTCCGTGTGGAAGTTCAAGAAGTTCAAACCGGCGTCGTCGTCGCACTGCTCCTCCGACAGCAAGATGTTGTGTTCCTCCAGTTCCGCGGCTGAAACCTCTGCTTCCGTGAAGGCTGATTAG